A part of Drosophila ananassae strain 14024-0371.13 chromosome 2R, ASM1763931v2, whole genome shotgun sequence genomic DNA contains:
- the LOC6506584 gene encoding uncharacterized protein LOC6506584 isoform X1 codes for MAMSPFVLDAAAIAPSRDLNGNATPATATATATATATASASATSASNSPRKTKKTIINWLVNSDNNNRLTCDNPKSSKSQTNPNTNPNHNPNPSPNPNPNPNPNNNCSCESRAFRDFRGVQTLRLLWSKRIKSASEDHAHYTAHSHSHAHAQAANPTLGTLKKLNKSVSCLVNVFNNSRDFSTPEKSLAKRTASLHNLQDSKHLLLQKEKDNFYKYKNAEQARMQAKLKRVNDEATATIVAGESRENRNDMELLSAVDKTTAEQGQAAEDEGEVASRAEAGEWLEEQVELRAKRERNVASDFSLSATSGRSGCGSSESIHTSTSSTATAATVTSSAGRSGGRRKYSFKTHAGKSYHQHHHPIRRVSNMDAHNSASNGPSLVAKLTQQFNEIIQKDVRLLEQVKRNNGVWLSRGTHVYKVIEREQGSPEENRNSTVQRNIKKFEKLEKPSIPLKTEQLMRKHRELMASSPRGSLNPKGSRVKRNLKLPAGCVGIPEEEMKATTDRGISGIPEQPANLPKDQTPKEEVDARSNEELRLVINKETEEAADEQEPEQEEGFRQKWKHKKSSIYEKLRFPFKGRKSASPSPTKGRAKEEAAIPEEITKEEPEPEPLRLQIPKEDTPVKVDTDRGSLVSPCIEADAKILDALEVLDQKLKVLSHPCEMSTSGDGELLIAANDDFEQRILPNNSFVFQSANKQISNNQILLNQAVNVTLVNAIEGEQMIMEQKQLVKIRELEEELVEQKPKQTTEQEEQESIYEPITLNNIETKTETQTSSLYKIASKSQEIVEDIYQTLEETKPTNWLEGYESIAGSQEASALVYDGYESFAPEEVVTTPPTPSAGTGTLGRNTRDQLPELPKPKRVLHTSPMPHRPAPPKPDVKESEEDENIYDTIKGCYESVNLKASSASSSSFSNGTVTLTTDAISLTSNCYESILHYKKTRISAGGNQNQAANGGSCIQLSSSGSTLTISSDHKTNSLYESSLAAAGCVIYGSASVGCRSSLGSSSGSRDSGKPRDKRSSIAGSSDNSDAWVDISDGEHGQAAQEPAAPEAQFIVVRERFKPHRTRSPDWSKRIRDKRLQQKAKSCIEDDSDHYYETLSPFKDKRHSTQLVRHHQDAGQVRSARSSSRRSKNHSISAHALGEHVVMSDDYDSFETDSDEHGEEETNQRLRNQNDSGVDMRNHRLPKPPAAQNQVYEFVRKFFFSSKKSPKSSQQKLYENAPAPAPTQFYVESGKRSEDLYESTDYGPERSPPASSHLEQPPVLRKQQKNGKSLRSRLRKSLVGSSFDSKQLSTLSATRSTFYVEDPEALIPELHGSGEMDSGFSEKTTPTPETQKFSTMARKAKKEAKAARRRTTIGLRPHDPPPPPPPPPITGNKTPTEAGERENEREQEPGQTTSWYAECGVFKQATSAATVSPRGDEPVTPTPSGHGGVSSWYAESGLYQTSGVSVASSSGSSGVSTGNEAGLGDELPSEPHSLFSNEPLYQMYSAAKLESITRDLEAHESSTDGYEEIGQHAKTKPEPMAKPRPSALQLVEPKNGPSRTLWSEIPEVIQSHILPTLTSRERNLQEAKFEIITSEASYLKSLNLLRRHFMNHSAFLDTSVLSAKDRKALFSYIVPVHECSERLLTELEACWQDNIMLLGLSRCIYEIAERHFHVYVAFCEHQGRMDRTLRRLKESKESMAFQQHLERLEASPNCCGLNLHSFLMLPMQRITRLPLLIDAVFSKESPLNREEYEGWKLTLALVQKLVAQCNEAANRREQAYELERIATQLEFPAHVRALAIAPVGVPRTGAKPRYLVKRGELTHLVWRGEDAKLTFGKRLTKVSIYAFLFSDLLVLCKRRGESSFSVFDYCPRSMLTLAAGDSLPQLPTKDLKDQAGKNLILMTLLENCDRKTIELVLSCPSVSDQQRWLQAMRPPEAETPGEKLYESWDCPQVVAKHSYESDEPDVLQLELGDVVNVSRKLPDGWYQGERIRDGAVGWFPGSYTEELNSAHVRARNLKQRHRLLTFTATYLEAQKAK; via the exons ATGGCGATGTCACCATTTGTCTTGGATGCGGCTGCGATCGCCCCTTCCCGTGATCTCAATGGCAAtgcaacaccagcaacagcaactgcaacagcaacagcaactgcaactgcaagtGCAAGTGCAACATCAGCATCAAATTCGCcgcgaaaaacgaaaaagaCAATTATCAATTGGCTGGTGAACAGTGACAACAACAATCGCTTAACGTGCGATAACCCTAAAAGTAGTAAGAGCCAAACAAATCCGAATACGAATCCGAATCATAATCCAAATCCGAGTCcgaatccaaatccaaatccaaatccaaataaTAATTGCAGCTGCGAGTCGCGCGCGTTTCGCGATTTCCGCGGTGTGCAAACACTACGCTTGTTGTGGAGCAAGCGCATCAAAAGTGCCAGTGAGGATCACGCCCACTACACtgcccactcccactcccacgcccacgcccagGCGGCCAACCCCACCTTGGGCACTCTGAAGAAACTGAACAAGAGTGTCAGTTGTCTGGTGAATGTTTTCAACAATTCGCGCGACTTCTCCACGCCCGAGAAATCGCTGGCTAAGCGCACGGCCAGCCTGCACAACCTGCAGGACTCGAAGCACCTGCTGctgcagaaggagaaggacAACTTCTACAAGTACAAGAACGCCGAGCAGGCCAGAATGCAGGCCAAGCTGAAGCGCGTCAACGACGAGGCGACTGCGACAATAGTCGCCGGCGAAAGCCGCGAGAACCGCAATGACATGGAGCTCCTATCAGCTGTAGATAAGACTACGGCGGAGCAGGGGCAGGCGGCGGAGGACGAAGGCGAGGTAGCGTCGCGAGCGGAGGCGGGTGAGTGGCTGGAAGAACAAGTGGAGCTCCGAGCGAAACGGGAGCGTAATGTCGCCAGCGATTTTAGTCTCAGTGCGACGAGCGGCAGGAGTGGCTGCGGCAGTTCGGAATCCATTCACACTTCGACCTCATCGACGGCCACCGCTGCCACCGTGACGTCATCGGCGGGTCGTTCCGGTGGCCGGCGCAAATATAGCTTTAAGACGCACGCCGGCAAGTCCTATCACCAACATCACCACCCCATCCGCCGGGTGAGCAACATGGACGCCCACAACAGTGCCTCGAACGGCCCCAGTTTGGTGGCCAAGCTGACTCAGCAGTTCAACGAGATTATCCAGAAGGATGTGCGACTTCTGGAGCAGGTGAAGCGCAACAATGGCGTCTGGCTGTCACGAGGCACCCACGTCTACAAGGTCATCGAGCGGGAGCAGGGCAGTCCGGAGGAAAACCGCAACTCCACGGTCCAGAGGAACATCAAAAAGTTCGAAAAGCTGGAGAAGCCATCCATTCCCCTGAAGACAGAGCAACTGATGCGGAAGCACCGCGAGCTGATGGCCAGCAGTCCGCGGGGAAGTCTCAATCCCAAAGGTTCCAGAGTCAAGAGGAATCTCAAGCTGCCCGCGGGATGTGTGGGAATCCCCGAGGAGGAGATGAAGGCGACGACGGATAGAGGCATCTCTGGTATTCCCGAACAGCCAGCTAATCTACCAAAGGATCAAACACCGAAAGAGGAGGTGGATGCCAGATCCAATGAGGAACTGCGTCTGGTAATAAACAAAGAAACGGAAGAAGCAGCTGACGAGCAGGAGCCCGAGCAGGAGGAGGGCTTCAGGCAGAAGTGGAAACACAAAAAGTCCTCCATTTACGAAAAGCTGAGATTCCCCTTCAAGGGACGAAAGTCAGCCAGTCCCTCGCCCACCAAGGGACGGGCCAAGGAGGAGGCAGCCATCCCAGAAGAGATCACCAAGGAAGAGCCCGAGCCAGAGCCTCTCAGACTACAAATTCCCAAAGAGGATACCCCTGTGAAGGTGGACACCGATCGTGGATCCCTGGTCTCGCCTTGCATCGAGGCCGATGCCAAAATCCTTGATGCCCTGGAAGTTCTCGACCAGAAGCTGAAGGTGCTCAGCCACCCATGTGAGATGTCCACGTCCGGGGACGGTGAACTCCTGATAGCCGCCAACGATGACTTCGAACAGCGCATCCTGCCCAATAACTCGTTCGTTTTCCAGTCGGCCAACAAGCAGATCTCCAACAACCAGATCCTGCTCAACCAGGCGGTGAACGTTACTCTGGTGAACGCCATTGAGGGCGAGCAGATGATCATGGAGCAGAAGCAGCTGGTGAAGATCAGGGAGTTGGAGGAGGAACTAGTGGAGCAGAAACCAAAGCAGACAACAgagcaggaggagcaggagtCCATCTACGAGCCAATAACCCTGAACAACATTGAAACCAAGACTGAAACCCAGACTTCCAGCCTCTACAAGATTGCTTCCAAAAGCCAAGAGATCGTGGAGGATATATACCAAACGCTGGAGGAGACAAAGCCGACTAACTGGCTGGAGGGATACGAGTCGATAGCCGGATCCCAGGAGGCTTCTGCCTTGGTGTATGATGGCTACGAGTCCTTCGCCCCTGAAGAGGTGGTTACCACACCCCCCACGCCCTCGGCAGGCACCGGCACCCTGGGCCGGAATACACGGGATCAGTTGCCGGAGCTGCCCAAGCCCAAGAGAGTGCTTCACACTTCTCCGATGCCTCACCGACCAGCTCCGCCCAAGCCCGATGTCAAGGAGTCCGAGGAGGATGAGAACATCTACGACACCATCAAGGGCTGCTATGAGTCCGTCAACCTGAAGGCCTCCTCggcgtcctcctcctccttctccaaTGGCACAGTCACGCTGACCACAGATGCCATTTCCCTGACCTCCAACTGCTACGAGAGTATCTTGCACTACAAGAAAACGAGGATATCGGCGGGAGGGAATCAGAATCAGGCAGCGAATGGCGGCAGTTGCATCCAGCTCTCGAGCAGTGGTTCCACCCTGACCATCTCCTCGGACCACAAGACCAACAGCCTCTACGAGTCCTCCCTGGCGGCGGCCGGCTGTGTGATCTACGGAAGTGCCAGTGTCGGTTGCCGGTCCTCCCTGGGCAGCAGCTCGGGCAGCCGGGACAGCGGGAAGCCCAGGGACAAGAGGTCCTCGATAGCAGGGTCCAGCGACAACAGCGACGCCTGGGTGGACATTTCGGATGGCGAGCATGGACAGGCGGCCCAGGAACCAGCCGCCCCGGAAGCCCAGTTTATTGT TGTTAGGGAGAGATTCAAGCCGCATCGCACACGCAGCCCGGATTGGTCGAAACGCATCAGAGACAAAAGACTGCAGCAGAAGGCGAAAAGCTGTATAGAGG ATGACTCGGATCATTACTACGAGACTCTGTCGCCTTTCAAGGACAAGCGCCATTCGACGCAGCTGGTCCGACATCACCAGGATGCCGGGCAAGTGCGATCCGCTCGCTCCTCCAGCCGTCGCAGCAAGAACCACTCCATCTCCGCCCATGCCCTGGGTGAGCACGTGGTCATGTCGGATGACTACGACTCCTTTGAGACGGACAGCGATGAGCACGGCGAGGAGGAAACAAACCAAAGGCTGCGAAAC CAAAATGACAGCGGCGTGGACATGCGGAATCACCGGCTCCCGAAGCCACCTGCTGCCCAAAACCAAGTCTACGAATTTGTCCGCAAATTCTTCTTCTCCAGCAAGAAATCTCCAAAGAGCAGCCAACAGAAGCTGTACGAGAACGCCCCGGCCCCGGCACCCACTCAGTTCTACGTCGAGAGCGGCAAGCGATCGGAGGATCTCTACGAAAGTACGGATTATGGTCCGGAACGAAGTCCTCCGGCATCGAGCCACCTAGAGCAGCCGCCGGTTCTCAGGAAGCAGCAGAAGAATGGCAAAAGTCTGCGTTCCCGGCTCCGAAAGAGCCTGGTCGGTTCCAGTTTCGACAGCAAACAGCTATCCACCTTGTCAGCCACACGGAGCACCTTCTACGTGGAGGATCCCGAGGCACTAATCCCGGAGCTACATGGTTCTGGAGAAATGGATTCCGGCTTCTCGGAAAAGACGACACCAACGCCGGAGACCCAGAAGTTCTCAACGATGGCGCGGAAAGCCAAGAAGGAGGCGAAGGCCGCCCGGCGCCGCACCACCATCGGTCTGCGACCCCACGATCCACCCCCGCCCCCGCCTCCGCCACCGATCACAGGCAACAAGACGCCCACCGAAGCCGGAGAGCGGGAAAACGAGCGAGAACAAGAACCGGGCCAGACCACCTCCTGGTACGCGGAGTGTGGAGTCTTTAAGCAGGCCACCAGTGCTGCCACTGTGTCTCCCCGAGGCGATGAGCCGGTCACGCCCACGCCCAGCGGCCATGGAGGCGTCAGCTCGTGGTACGCAGAGTCAGGTCTCTACCAGACCAGCGGCGTGTCCGTGGCCAGCTCCAGCGGCAGCTCGGGCGTTTCCACGGGCAACGAGGCCGGCCTAGGCGATGAACTGCCCTCGGAGCCGCATAGTCTGTTCTCCAACGAACCGCTCTACCAAATGTACAGTGCCGCCAAGCTGGAG TCGATCACCCGCGACCTGGAGGCGCACGAGAGTTCCACCGACGGCTACGAGGAGATTGGCCAGCACGCGAAGACCAAGCCAGAGCCGATGGCGAAGCCACGACCCTCGGCCCTGCAGCTGGTGGAGCCCAAGAACGGGCCATCCCGAACCCTGTGGAGCGAAATCCCCGAAGTCATTCAGTCCCACATACTGC CCACCTTGACGAGTCGCGAACGAAATCTTCAGGAAGCCAAGTTCGAGATAATCACATCGGAGGCGAGCTACCTAAAGTCGCTCAACCTGCTCCGGCGCCACTTCATGAACCACAGCGCCTTTCTGGACACCTCCGTGCTAAGTGCCAAGGACCGGAAGGCATTATTCTCCTATATTGTGCCCGTGCACGAGTGCTCGGAACGTCTACTCACGGAGCTGGAAGCCTGCTGGCAGGACAACATCATGCTCCTTGGACTAAGTCGGTGCATCTATGAGATTGCCGAGCGGCATTTTCATGTGTATGTTGCATTCTGTGAGCACCAGGGTCGGATGGACAGGACGTTGCGACGGCTAAAGGAGTCCAAGGAGTCTATGGCCTTCCAGCAGCACTTGGAGCGACTGGAGGCCAGTCCCAACTGCTGTGGCTTGAACCTCCACTCGTTCCTGATGTTGCCCATGCAGAGGATTACCCGCCTACCTCTCCTTATCGACGCCGTCTTCAGCAAGGAGTCGCCGCTGAATCGCGAGGAGTACGAAGGCTGGAAGCTGACGCTTGCCCTCGTCCAGAAACTG GTGGCCCAGTGCAACGAAGCGGCCAATCGCCGGGAGCAGGCCTACGAGCTGGAGCGCATTGCCACCCAACTGGAGTTTCCTGCCCACGTCCGTGCGCTGGCCATCGCTCCGGTGGGTGTGCCGAGGACGGGAGCGAAACCCCGCTATTTGGTGAAACGTGGCGAGCTAACCCACCTTGTCTGGCGGGGAGAGGACGCCAAGCTGACCTTCGGTAAGCGCCTAACGAAGGTCAGCATTTACGCCTTCCTCTTCTCGGACCTGCTGGTGCTCTGCAAACGGCGAGGTGAGTCCAGCTTCAGTGTCTTCGACTACTGCCCGCGGAGCATGCTGACACTAGCCGCTGGCGATTCGCTACCCCAGCTGCCCACCAAAGACCTCAAGGACCAGGCTGGCAAGAACCTCATCCTGATGACCCTGCTGGAGAACTGTGACCGCAAGACCATCGAACTG GTCTTGTCCTGCCCCTCGGTGTCCGACCAGCAGCGATGGCTGCAGGCGATGCGACCGCCAGAGGCGGAGACGCCCGGCGAGAAGCTATACGAGTCCTGGGACTGTCCGCAGGTGGTGGCCAAACATAGCTACGAATCGGATGAGCCGGACGTTCTTCAGCTGGAGTTGGGCGATGTTGTCAACGTGTCCCGCAAGCTACCCGATG GCTGGTACCAGGGCGAAAGGATTCGTGACGGCGCCGTCGGTTGGTTCCCCGGAAGCTATACCGAGGAGCTGAACTCGGCTCACGTTCGAGCTCGAAACCTGAAGCAGCGACACCGACTACTTACCTTCACGGCCACATATCTGGAGGCCCAGAAGGCAAAGTGA
- the LOC6506584 gene encoding uncharacterized protein LOC6506584 isoform X2, producing the protein MAMSPFVLDAAAIAPSRDLNGNATPATATATATATATASASATSASNSPRKTKKTIINWLVNSDNNNRLTCDNPKSSKSQTNPNTNPNHNPNPSPNPNPNPNPNNNCSCESRAFRDFRGVQTLRLLWSKRIKSASEDHAHYTAHSHSHAHAQAANPTLGTLKKLNKSVSCLVNVFNNSRDFSTPEKSLAKRTASLHNLQDSKHLLLQKEKDNFYKYKNAEQARMQAKLKRVNDEATATIVAGESRENRNDMELLSAVDKTTAEQGQAAEDEGEVASRAEAGEWLEEQVELRAKRERNVASDFSLSATSGRSGCGSSESIHTSTSSTATAATVTSSAGRSGGRRKYSFKTHAGKSYHQHHHPIRRVSNMDAHNSASNGPSLVAKLTQQFNEIIQKDVRLLEQVKRNNGVWLSRGTHVYKVIEREQGSPEENRNSTVQRNIKKFEKLEKPSIPLKTEQLMRKHRELMASSPRGSLNPKGSRVKRNLKLPAGCVGIPEEEMKATTDRGISGIPEQPANLPKDQTPKEEVDARSNEELRLVINKETEEAADEQEPEQEEGFRQKWKHKKSSIYEKLRFPFKGRKSASPSPTKGRAKEEAAIPEEITKEEPEPEPLRLQIPKEDTPVKVDTDRGSLVSPCIEADAKILDALEVLDQKLKVLSHPCEMSTSGDGELLIAANDDFEQRILPNNSFVFQSANKQISNNQILLNQAVNVTLVNAIEGEQMIMEQKQLVKIRELEEELVEQKPKQTTEQEEQESIYEPITLNNIETKTETQTSSLYKIASKSQEIVEDIYQTLEETKPTNWLEGYESIAGSQEASALVYDGYESFAPEEVVTTPPTPSAGTGTLGRNTRDQLPELPKPKRVLHTSPMPHRPAPPKPDVKESEEDENIYDTIKGCYESVNLKASSASSSSFSNGTVTLTTDAISLTSNCYESILHYKKTRISAGGNQNQAANGGSCIQLSSSGSTLTISSDHKTNSLYESSLAAAGCVIYGSASVGCRSSLGSSSGSRDSGKPRDKRSSIAGSSDNSDAWVDISDGEHGQAAQEPAAPEAQFIVVRERFKPHRTRSPDWSKRIRDKRLQQKAKSCIEGV; encoded by the exons ATGGCGATGTCACCATTTGTCTTGGATGCGGCTGCGATCGCCCCTTCCCGTGATCTCAATGGCAAtgcaacaccagcaacagcaactgcaacagcaacagcaactgcaactgcaagtGCAAGTGCAACATCAGCATCAAATTCGCcgcgaaaaacgaaaaagaCAATTATCAATTGGCTGGTGAACAGTGACAACAACAATCGCTTAACGTGCGATAACCCTAAAAGTAGTAAGAGCCAAACAAATCCGAATACGAATCCGAATCATAATCCAAATCCGAGTCcgaatccaaatccaaatccaaatccaaataaTAATTGCAGCTGCGAGTCGCGCGCGTTTCGCGATTTCCGCGGTGTGCAAACACTACGCTTGTTGTGGAGCAAGCGCATCAAAAGTGCCAGTGAGGATCACGCCCACTACACtgcccactcccactcccacgcccacgcccagGCGGCCAACCCCACCTTGGGCACTCTGAAGAAACTGAACAAGAGTGTCAGTTGTCTGGTGAATGTTTTCAACAATTCGCGCGACTTCTCCACGCCCGAGAAATCGCTGGCTAAGCGCACGGCCAGCCTGCACAACCTGCAGGACTCGAAGCACCTGCTGctgcagaaggagaaggacAACTTCTACAAGTACAAGAACGCCGAGCAGGCCAGAATGCAGGCCAAGCTGAAGCGCGTCAACGACGAGGCGACTGCGACAATAGTCGCCGGCGAAAGCCGCGAGAACCGCAATGACATGGAGCTCCTATCAGCTGTAGATAAGACTACGGCGGAGCAGGGGCAGGCGGCGGAGGACGAAGGCGAGGTAGCGTCGCGAGCGGAGGCGGGTGAGTGGCTGGAAGAACAAGTGGAGCTCCGAGCGAAACGGGAGCGTAATGTCGCCAGCGATTTTAGTCTCAGTGCGACGAGCGGCAGGAGTGGCTGCGGCAGTTCGGAATCCATTCACACTTCGACCTCATCGACGGCCACCGCTGCCACCGTGACGTCATCGGCGGGTCGTTCCGGTGGCCGGCGCAAATATAGCTTTAAGACGCACGCCGGCAAGTCCTATCACCAACATCACCACCCCATCCGCCGGGTGAGCAACATGGACGCCCACAACAGTGCCTCGAACGGCCCCAGTTTGGTGGCCAAGCTGACTCAGCAGTTCAACGAGATTATCCAGAAGGATGTGCGACTTCTGGAGCAGGTGAAGCGCAACAATGGCGTCTGGCTGTCACGAGGCACCCACGTCTACAAGGTCATCGAGCGGGAGCAGGGCAGTCCGGAGGAAAACCGCAACTCCACGGTCCAGAGGAACATCAAAAAGTTCGAAAAGCTGGAGAAGCCATCCATTCCCCTGAAGACAGAGCAACTGATGCGGAAGCACCGCGAGCTGATGGCCAGCAGTCCGCGGGGAAGTCTCAATCCCAAAGGTTCCAGAGTCAAGAGGAATCTCAAGCTGCCCGCGGGATGTGTGGGAATCCCCGAGGAGGAGATGAAGGCGACGACGGATAGAGGCATCTCTGGTATTCCCGAACAGCCAGCTAATCTACCAAAGGATCAAACACCGAAAGAGGAGGTGGATGCCAGATCCAATGAGGAACTGCGTCTGGTAATAAACAAAGAAACGGAAGAAGCAGCTGACGAGCAGGAGCCCGAGCAGGAGGAGGGCTTCAGGCAGAAGTGGAAACACAAAAAGTCCTCCATTTACGAAAAGCTGAGATTCCCCTTCAAGGGACGAAAGTCAGCCAGTCCCTCGCCCACCAAGGGACGGGCCAAGGAGGAGGCAGCCATCCCAGAAGAGATCACCAAGGAAGAGCCCGAGCCAGAGCCTCTCAGACTACAAATTCCCAAAGAGGATACCCCTGTGAAGGTGGACACCGATCGTGGATCCCTGGTCTCGCCTTGCATCGAGGCCGATGCCAAAATCCTTGATGCCCTGGAAGTTCTCGACCAGAAGCTGAAGGTGCTCAGCCACCCATGTGAGATGTCCACGTCCGGGGACGGTGAACTCCTGATAGCCGCCAACGATGACTTCGAACAGCGCATCCTGCCCAATAACTCGTTCGTTTTCCAGTCGGCCAACAAGCAGATCTCCAACAACCAGATCCTGCTCAACCAGGCGGTGAACGTTACTCTGGTGAACGCCATTGAGGGCGAGCAGATGATCATGGAGCAGAAGCAGCTGGTGAAGATCAGGGAGTTGGAGGAGGAACTAGTGGAGCAGAAACCAAAGCAGACAACAgagcaggaggagcaggagtCCATCTACGAGCCAATAACCCTGAACAACATTGAAACCAAGACTGAAACCCAGACTTCCAGCCTCTACAAGATTGCTTCCAAAAGCCAAGAGATCGTGGAGGATATATACCAAACGCTGGAGGAGACAAAGCCGACTAACTGGCTGGAGGGATACGAGTCGATAGCCGGATCCCAGGAGGCTTCTGCCTTGGTGTATGATGGCTACGAGTCCTTCGCCCCTGAAGAGGTGGTTACCACACCCCCCACGCCCTCGGCAGGCACCGGCACCCTGGGCCGGAATACACGGGATCAGTTGCCGGAGCTGCCCAAGCCCAAGAGAGTGCTTCACACTTCTCCGATGCCTCACCGACCAGCTCCGCCCAAGCCCGATGTCAAGGAGTCCGAGGAGGATGAGAACATCTACGACACCATCAAGGGCTGCTATGAGTCCGTCAACCTGAAGGCCTCCTCggcgtcctcctcctccttctccaaTGGCACAGTCACGCTGACCACAGATGCCATTTCCCTGACCTCCAACTGCTACGAGAGTATCTTGCACTACAAGAAAACGAGGATATCGGCGGGAGGGAATCAGAATCAGGCAGCGAATGGCGGCAGTTGCATCCAGCTCTCGAGCAGTGGTTCCACCCTGACCATCTCCTCGGACCACAAGACCAACAGCCTCTACGAGTCCTCCCTGGCGGCGGCCGGCTGTGTGATCTACGGAAGTGCCAGTGTCGGTTGCCGGTCCTCCCTGGGCAGCAGCTCGGGCAGCCGGGACAGCGGGAAGCCCAGGGACAAGAGGTCCTCGATAGCAGGGTCCAGCGACAACAGCGACGCCTGGGTGGACATTTCGGATGGCGAGCATGGACAGGCGGCCCAGGAACCAGCCGCCCCGGAAGCCCAGTTTATTGT TGTTAGGGAGAGATTCAAGCCGCATCGCACACGCAGCCCGGATTGGTCGAAACGCATCAGAGACAAAAGACTGCAGCAGAAGGCGAAAAGCTGTATAGAGG GCGTCTGA